In Trichoplusia ni isolate ovarian cell line Hi5 chromosome 7, tn1, whole genome shotgun sequence, a single genomic region encodes these proteins:
- the LOC113496069 gene encoding protein crooked neck, giving the protein MDGKTTKMPKVAKVKNKAPAEIQITAEQLLREAKERDLEILPPPPKQKISDPEELRDYQHRKRKAFEDNIRKNRLVIGNWLKYAQWEESQKQVQRARSIYERALDVDHRNVTLWLKYTEMEMRNRQVNHARNLWDRAVTILPRVSQFWYKYTYMEEMLENVAGARQVFERWMEWQPDEQAWQTYINFELRYKELDRARQIYERFVMVHPDVKNWIKYAKFEENHGFINGARKVFERAVEFFGDEDLDERMFIAFARFEENQKEHDRARVIYKYALDHIPKDRNKELYKAYTIHEKKYGDRSGIEDVIVNKRKYMYEQEVIENPTNYDAWFDYIRLVENEGNVDDIRDTYERAIANVPPSKDKQFWRRYIYLWINYALYEELESEDAERTRQVYRTCLELIPHKIFTFSKIWLMYAQFEVRCKDLKQARKTLGMALGICPRDKLYRGYIDLEIQLREFDRCRILYQKFLEYGPENCITWIKFAELETLLGDIDRARSIYEIAVGQPRLDMPELLWKSYIDFEVQQGETEKARQLYERLLERTVHVKVWLSYAKFELNAENADNINVELARRVYERANDSLRSAGEKEARVLLLEAWKDFETEIGEEEKLEKVMAKMPRRVKKRQKIISEGGVEEGWEEVFDYIFPEDEMVRPNLKLLAAAKQWRKQKEVTQPSESEEKPEDEEQEQEQNEEPEQESQTPPDKNNDKENN; this is encoded by the exons ATGGACGGCAAAACTACTAAAATGCCGAAAGTGGCTAAg GTAAAAAACAAAGCGCCTGCTGAAATACAAATTACGGCTGAACAGCTTCTGAGAGAAGCCAAAGAGAGGGATTTGGAAATTTTACCACCACCACCAAAGCAAAAAATCTCTGATCCAGAAGAACTAAGAGACTATCAACATCGTAAAAGAAAAGCATTTGAGGATAATATTCGTAAAAATAGACTT gttATTGGAAATTGGCTTAAATATGCTCAGTGGGAGGAATCACAAAAGCAAGTCCAGAGAGCTAGATCTATATATGAGCGAGCTCTTGATGTGGACCACAGAAATGTTACCTTATG gttGAAATATACTGAAATGGAAATGAGAAACAGACAAGTTAATCATGCTCGTAATTTGTGGGACAGAGCAGTCACTATATTACCCAGGGTGTCACAATTCTGGTACAAGTACACCTATATGGAGGAAATGTTAGAAAATGTTGCAGGTGCCAGACAG GTCTTCGAGCGATGGATGGAATGGCAACCAGATGAACAGGCATGGCAAACCTACATCAATTTTGAATTACGATACAAAGAATTAGATAGGGCTCGACAGATTTACGAAAGATTTGTCATGGTGCACCCCGATGTGAAAAACTGGATTAAATATGCAAAGTTTGAAGAAAATCATGGCTTCATTAATGGAGCCAGAAAAGTCTTTGAAAGAGCTGTTGAATTCTTTGGAGATGAAGATCTTGATGAAAGAATGTTCATTGCATTTGCAAGGTTTGAAGAAAATCAAAAGGAACATGACAGGGCaagagttatttataaatatgcttTAGATCATATTCCAAAAGATAGAAACAAGGAATTGTACAAAGCCTACACAATCCATGAAAAGAAATATGGTGACAGATCAGGCATTGAAGATGTCAttgtaaacaaaagaaagtacATGTATGAACAAGAAGTAATTGAAAATCCTACTAACTATGATGCCTGGTTTGACTATATAAGACTTGTTGAAAATGAAGGCAATGTAGATGATATTCGTGATACTTATGAAAGAGCCATTGCCAATGTACCACCATCCAAAGATAAACAGTTTTGGAGACGCTACATCTATTTGTGGATTAACTATGCACTGTATGAGGAGTTGGAATCTGAAGATGCTGAGAGAACAAGACAAGTCTACAGGACATGTTTAGAATTAATCCCtcataaaatattcactttCTCAAAAATATGGCTCATGTATGCCCAATTTGAAGTCAGATGTAAAGACTTGAAACAAGCAAGAAAAACCTTGGGTATGGCTTTAGGTATTTGTCCCAGAGACAAACTTTACAGGGGTTACATTGATTTAGAAATCCAATTGCGAGAATTTGATAGGTGTAGAATTTTATATCAGAAGTTTTTGGAATATGGTCCTGAAAACTGTATAACATGGATCAAATTTGCTGAATTAGAAACATTACTGGGAGACATTGACAGAGCAAGATCAATATATGAAATTGCTGTTGGGCAGCCAAGACTGGACATGCCTGAACTATTATGGAAGAGCTATATAGATTTTGAAGTACAGCAAGGAGAGACTGAGAAAGCTAGACAGCTGTATGAAAGATTGTTAGAAAGGACTGTTCATGTCAAAGTATGGTTATCTTATGCCAAGTTTGAATTGAATGCCGAAAATGCTGATAATATTAATGTTGAGTTAGCAAGGCGTGTGTATGAACGTGCTAACGACAGCCTCAGAAGTGCTGGAGAAAAAGAAGCCAGAGTACTTCTTCTAGAAGCTTGGAAAGATTTCGAAACAGAAATTGGAGAAGAAGAAAAACTAGAAAAGGTAATGGCTAAAATGCCCAGAAGAGTCAAAAAGAGACAGAAGATTATTAGTGAAGGGGGTGTCGAAGAAGGCTGGGAAGAGGTATTTGATTACATATTCCCTGAAGATGAAATGGTTAGGCCTAATCTTAAGTTGCTTGCTGCGGCGAAACAATGGCGCAAACAGAAAGAAGTCACACAACCTTCAGAGTCAGAAGAGAAACCTGAAGATGAAGAACAAGAGCAGGAACAGAATGAAGAGCCAGAACAAGAAAGCCAAACTCCaccagataaaaataatgacaaagaaaataattag
- the LOC113495852 gene encoding uncharacterized protein LOC113495852, with protein sequence MPTASKKLDPNASKEKGKGSKADLTSRSEQNVKIMRLDSEGGKMSSRLRRNMERVEMLARPNSRRLRSLWDEKCAILPRERRDKIKSALEEDYFLSPEQTEQYFQALNESARRWSGPGGMVSRKEHADRNKELRLRQKWLVNFSAQVAYRLCDYIAKGQKEMLVSNRLRSIADVVLERVAEILGEPKPSRTNPGRLPRFMVAISDRIAVWIENAVYRADALEPNDGKGPDEHMRLDAEKPLIC encoded by the exons ATGCCCACAGCCTCTAAAAAACTTGACCCGAATGCCTCTAAGGAGAAGGGGAAGGGCTCTAAGGCCGACCTCACGTCTCGGTCCGAGCAAAATGTTAAGATCATGAGGTTGGATTCAG AGGGTGGAAAGATGTCATCACGTCTTCGACGAAATATGGAAAGAGTAGAGATGTTGGCGAGGCCCAACTCTCGACGGCTCCGATCGCTGTGGGATGAGAAATGTGCCATACTGCCGCGCGAACGAAGAGATAAAATCAAGAGCGCTTTGGAAGAAGACTATTTTCTTAGTCCTGA ACAGACCGAACAATACTTCCAAGCTTTGAACGAGTCTGCGAGACGTTGGTCCGGCCCTGGAGGAATGGTGAGCCGCAAGGAGCACGCCGATCGCAACAAGGAGCTTCGCCTGAGACAGAAGTGGCTGGTCAACTTCAGTGCTCAG GTTGCGTACCGTCTATGTGATTACATTGCTAAAGGACAAAAGGAAATGTTGGTCTCCAACCGTTTGAGAAGTATTGCCGATGTTGTGCTGGAAAGAGTTGCGGAAATCCTAG GTGAGCCAAAACCTTCCCGTACGAACCCGGGTCGCCTTCCCCGCTTCATGGTGGCGATCTCCGACCGTATCGCGGTCTGGATAGAGAACGCCGTCTACCGAGCTGATGCACTGGAACCTAATGATGGCAAGGGCCCAGATGAACACATGCGGCTTGATGCTGAAAAACCGCTCATATGCTGA
- the LOC113495851 gene encoding mitochondrial ribonuclease P catalytic subunit has protein sequence MNKKELKEVLLLPIKCYSPLLSLIMFSSLTRTFSSRSSYAKLATRLYNQKVLHVREKQPDEQIEYIRTIEKNTQNWVSVKNEILSKRGNVNQKNIDSVMLKSMTTARNFDAALSFTKHLQSSSEELPLGTINSILGLYYEIEKTTKLSKDQKKFILDSYKNLYDKYKVLDYTTCEKLLHALCIINEWEKALKVLNDIHLSTVPSHSAYSTLIATFFKLNKKKNAFLLIEESLQHKRPLQENAYEEWMNYILRKFKDKKVIAKHMDDLFSHVAKYCAIVPLQTANKLKEFYSSMNWDAQFSRIKKVDGECSSCKVKLEHLSLSDEEFNTLQKNVKEKLIMGSDLFLKTSPQELKRFLDFIEATAPYDLVLDGLNIAYSAGMTPHREKLFLLNNVIDHFLKHKKRILLLGRQHMLGWHKKSLDQIMRKTCSFFTEDISQDDPYFITAAILSGPHTDLVSKDLLRGHSFQLQNESLRLVFKRWQWQHQWMVFLNVHKGFVVQPPLTFTPCPQKKDDTWHLPFNNEVISSTAQVNDGTPDLYSWICLRRK, from the exons atgaataagaaaGAACTGAAAGAAGTATTGTTATTACCAATTAAGTGCTACAGCCCGTTACTatctttaataatgttttcttcCTTGACTCGTACGTTTTCTTCACGTAGCTCAT ATGCTAAGTTGGCTACAAGATTGTATAATCAAAAGGTTCTACATGTAAGAGAGAAACAGCCTGACGAACAAATAGAATACATAAGGACAATAgagaaaaatacacaaaattgggtttcagttaaaaatgaaattctatCAAAACGAGGCAATGTTAACCAGAAGAACATTGATTCAGTAATGTTAAAATCCATGACCACCGCAAGGAACTTTGATGCTGCATTGTCATTTACGAAACATTTACAAAGTTCAAGTGAAGAATTGCCTTTAGGGACCATTAATAGCATCTTAGGCCTCTACTATGAAATTGAAAAGACAACAAAGCTTTCAAAAGACCAGAAAAAGTTCATTTTAGATTCATACAAGAATttgtatgataaatataaaGTGTTGGACTATACAACTTGTGAAAAGCTACTCCATGCACtttgtattataaatgaatGGGAAAAGgcattaaaagttttaaatgacaTTCATTTAAGCACTGTACCCTCACATTCAGCCTATAGTACTTTAATAGCAACCttctttaaactaaataaaaagaaaaatgcttttCTCTTAATTGAGGAGAGTCTTCAACATAAGAGGCCTCTCCAAGAGAATGCATATGAGGAGTGGATGAATTACATTTTAAGgaaatttaaagataaaaaagtaatagcAAAGCATATGGATGACCTTTTCTCTCATGTAGCAAAGTATTGTGCAATTGTGCCTTTGCAAACTGCCAACAAGTTAAAAGAATTTTACAGCTCTATGAATTGGGATGCACAATTTTCAAGGATAAAAAAGGTTGA tgGGGAGTGCTCGAGCTGCAAAGTAAAGTTGGAACACCTATCATTATCAGATGAAGAATTTAACACACTTCAGAAAAATGTGAAGGAAAAGCTAATAATGggatcagatttatttttaaaaacttcacCTCAAGAGTTAAAACGGTTTTTGGATTTTATAGAGGCAACGGCACCCTATGATCTTGTTTTAGATGGTCTAAATATAGCATACAGTGCTGGCATGACGCCCCATAGAGAAaagctgtttttattaaataatgtaattgacCATTTTCTTAAACACAAGAAGAGAATATTACTTTTAGGCAGGCAGCACATGTTGGGGTGgcataaaaaaagtttagacCAAATCATGAGGAAAACATGTTCTTTCTTCACTGAAGATAT ATCTCAAGATGACCCTTATTTCATAACAGCTGCAATATTAAGTGGTCCACATACAGACTTGGTATCTAAAGACTTGTTAAGAGGTCACTCATTTCAGTTACAAAATGAGAGCTTAAGACTGGTTTTCAAAAGATGGCAGTGGCAGCATCAATGGATGGTGTTTCTCAATGTCCATAAGGGGTTTGTTGtacag CCACCTCTAACATTCACACCATGTCCTCAAAAGAAGGACGATACTTGGCATCTACCGTTCAATAACGAAGTTATATCATCAACAGCCCAGGTCAATGACGGGACTCCAGATTTATACAGCTGGATATGTTTACGGcgtaaataa
- the LOC113496070 gene encoding N-alpha-acetyltransferase 20: MTTIRPFMCEDMLKFNNVNLDPLTETYGLSFYTQYLAHWPEYFQVVESPSGEIMGYIMGKAEGHGDNWHGHVTALTVGPEYRRLGLAATLMNILEDVSEKKKAYFVDLFVRVSNKVAINMYKNLGYIVYRTVLEYYSGDPDEDAYDMRKACSRDVNKKSVVPLTHPVRPEDVD, encoded by the exons ATGACTACTATTAGGCCATTTATGTGTGAAGatatgttaaaatttaacaacGT aaacttAGACCCTCTGACTGAGACTTACGGGCTATCATTTTATACCCAGTACTTGGCACATTGGCCTGAATACTTTCAAGTTGTGGAATCACCTAGTGGAGAAATAATGGGATACA ttaTGGGCAAAGCAGAGGGCCACGGTGACAATTGGCATGGACATGTTACAGCATTAACTGTGGGTCCTGAATATAGAAGGCTAGGACTTGCCGCAACACTTATGAATATTCTAGAAGATGTATCAGAGAA gaAAAAGGCTtactttgttgatttgtttGTCAGAGTGAGCAACAAGGTGgcaataaatatgtacaaaaatctGGGTTACATAGTGTATAGAACAGTATTAGAATATTACTCTGGTGATCCTGATGAAGATGCTTatg ATATGAGAAAAGCCTGTTCAAGAGATGTGAATAAAAAGAGTGTAGTACCCCTTACACATCCTGTTAGACCAGAAGATGTTGACtaa
- the LOC113496141 gene encoding keratin, type I cytoskeletal 9-like: MKFTIVFTTLLCISTSWGVLSKKVEDPKDKRETAVGYGSSGISAHSYQAPSLGQGDASAISVGAGYSIGGAKPSYSFGGQGSSGALQYSAEGLSQLSPNSHGTIQLAPITLQPSHGAFATGDLSQFMSQLSHSLGAGGLSLQPSTAVAEFHQGGEGIQAAQAGQGQEYAYPQLSYGAPKQQHFVLSDELQQQLSSSSAYSSGGAGGKGLGNYATGPVLFTPSEAHSNAPAGNYGAPSSGQLLGDAGSLSLGGGHSLGGTGHSLGGSSHSFGGAGHSFGGAGHSFGNAGHSLGGAGLSFGGAGHSLAGLNLGGHSFGGSYKQLGSGYAGPGKTSFKPSAYLGSSVQGESGHGLSGLSGSYGSPSFGSYRGSSHGGLSLSSGGHGASFGGSQGGFGSGSSKYIAPVYHSAKAEGLESASAFSSGHAASPPGTTYGFPTSSYSSNNAHAASSNRPYYISKHHHHSSPSGFGESSSSFKAPASSHSSLTSYSSGPKYSFGSSSSHYAPKDAHGSASETTYNTIKYSEELKPRGH, encoded by the exons ATGAAATTCACG ATCGTTTTCACCACATTGTTGTGTATATCGACGTCATGGGGCGTGCTATCGAAGAAGGTGGAAGATCCGAAAGATAAGCGGGAGACGGCGGTGGGATACGGATCCTCGGGCATCTCGGCACACAGCTACCAGGCGCCGTCTCTCGGCCAGGGAGACGCCAGCGCCATCAGCGTCGGAGCCGGCTACAGCATCGGCGGGGCCAAGCCCAGCTACAGCTTCGGTGGACAAGGTTCTAGCGGAGCCCTCCAGTATTCCGCCGAAGGCTTGTCACAGTTATCTCCTAACAGTCACGGCACCATCCAACTGGCGCCTATTACCTTACAACCATCGCATGGCGCTTTTGCAACAGGAGATCTTTCTCAGTTCATGAGCCAGCTTTCTCACAGTCTTGGCGCAGGTGGTCTTTCGCTGCAGCCTTCCACCGCTGTTGCAGAATTCCATCAAGGAGGTGAAGGTATACAAGCTGCTCAGGCTGGCCAAGGTCAGGAGTACGCTTATCCTCAGTTGTCATATGGCGCTCCTAAACAACAACACTTTGTTTTATCCGATGAGCTGCAACAGCAACTGTCATCATCCTCTGCTTACTCATCTGGCGGCGCTGGCGGCAAAGGCTTAGGAAACTATGCCACTGGTCCAGTACTATTCACTCCTTCCGAGGCCCATTCTAATGCTCCCGCTGGCAATTACGGTGCTCCTAGCTCTGGTCAATTACTGGGTGATGCTGGTTCTCTTTCCCTGGGAGGAGGTCATTCCCTAGGTGGTACTGGTCATTCTCTTGGCGGATCTAGCCATTCCTTTGGCGGAGCTGGTCATTCGTTTGGCGGCGCTGGCCATTCCTTCGGCAATGCTGGACATTCTCTAGGTGGGGCCGGTTTATCCTTTGGCGGGGCTGGTCATTCCTTGGCTGGACTTAACCTTGGTGGCCATTCCTTCGGCGGCTCTTACAAGCAATTAGGTAGTGGATACGCTGGTCCTGGCAAAACTTCTTTCAAACCATCAGCATACCTTGGATCATCCGTTCAAGGAGAATCTGGCCACGGCCTTTCTGGCCTATCGGGATCCTACGGTAGTCCATCTTTTGGTAGCTACCGCGGTTCCAGTCACGGTGGGTTATCTCTTAGCTCTGGCGGTCACGGTGCTAGTTTCGGTGGATCGCAAGGAGGTTTCGGTAGTGGATCATCAAAGTACATTGCCCCCGTTTACCACTCTGCTAAAGCTGAAGGTTTAGAGAGCGCTAGTGCCTTCTCTTCAGGTCACGCTGCTTCTCCTCCTGGCACTACCTACGGTTTCCCTACTTCTTCTTACTCATCAAACAACGCTCATGCTGCCTCATCAAACAGGCCTTACTACATTAGCAAGCATCATCACCACAGCTCTCCCAGTGGTTTCGGAGAGAGCAGTTCATCCTTCAAGGCTCCAGCATCCAGCCATAGTTCCCTCACCTCTTATTCTTCTGGCCCCAAGTACAGTTTCGGTAGCTCGAGCTCTCACTACGCACCAAAAGACGCTCACGGCTCGGCCAGTGAGACCACATACAACACTATTAAATACAGCGAAGAATTGAAACCACGTggtcattaa